Within Marinomonas mediterranea MMB-1, the genomic segment TCCGAGATTAAAAAGGCTTACAGAAGGCTAATGAGTCAGAATCACCCAGATAAATTAAGTTCAAAAGGGCTTCCAGATGAAATGATTGAGCATGCGAAACAAAAGACTCAAGAGATTCAATCTGCGTATGAAATGATAAAAAAATCCAGGAAGTAGTATTCTTTTTAGCATTATTATTGTATTTAACGTTTATTCCACAGGGCTTTTATAGAAAAGCCCTTTCTTGAATTCAGGCAGTTCTTTGTTTTGTGAAGACTGTGTTGTGTTTTGCTTTAGAAACCCCCACACACGTTGCTCTAAGCGTTTGTCGGCTGAATTCCCGAATCGGGCGTCAGGCAATGCATCGATTTGCACGAACGCATCTGATGAGTTTCTTCGTTTGTTCGAAGCTTGTTGACGCCATTGTGCAAATCTATGGTCCGATGGTAAGCGATCAAAATAGTAGTCCAACACAGGAATTCTGAGGCTCTCTATACTTTGGCTAAGCTGATATTCGGAAGCCGGAGGAACCGTTTTTATATCTACAAGAATAAGTGCTTGGCCTGCAATCCCTCTATCGGCAACGTATTTTAGGGCGTACGCCGCGCCAGAGCGATGTCCCAAGTAGGCTGCGTTTTGATAGCCTTTTTCACGAATTAACGCAAGAGCCGCATCAATTCGGTCGAATACTTTTTGTTCATTTGTCAGTGTGACACCGCCATCTGTTGGAGGTGTTGGCGACGAGTTGTCTGAATCACTATCGGAATCATTACTTGGAACGGTGGTAGGGGTTGCTCGACCTGCTATGTCGGGTACTTCAATGGACAGAGTACACCAGCTATGAGATGGAAGGTTTCGTCTAAGTGGCGAGATAACCTGAGGCCAATCTGGGTGAGCGTGGTCTTCGTGAAGAAACAGAACACAACCTTGGGGATCGCCTGTTCCCGATTCATTAAATAGGCCTAGAAAGTCCTCGGTTCCATCATCGATCGTTTCAATTTCATGTGAGTAATTTGGTTGAAGCCTGAGAATTAAACCTTTAATCCGAGTTTGCTGTGGCGTGGGCTTAACATACTCTCCTTTTGAAGAAGTTGGCGTCTCCGGTGTTGCGTCGTCATCTGCGGCAAGTACGAACGAGGGAAGTGCTGATATAGAAAGTGCAGATATAAGTAGGTAGAGTACTTTTTTCTTCATAGATTCGGTACTTATGCTAAGAGCCTTTGATACTATAGCGGCTATTGTGTCATTGTCGGAGCCAGATATGAAAGACTTTATTATTGCCCCTTCCATTTTAGCTGCTGACTTCGCCCGTTTAGGCGAAGAAGTAGATAATGTTTTGGAAGCAGGAGCGGATATGATCCATTTTGATGTAATGGATAACCACTACGTTCCAAATTTAACCATTGGTCCAATGGTGTGTAAAGCACTTAGAAAACACGGTGTTACTGCCGATATCGATGTTCATCTAATGGTGAAGCCAGTAGACCGAATCATTGGGGATTTTATTGAAGCGGGCGCAAGTATGATTACGTTTCATCCTCAAGGAAGTGAGCATATTGATCGTTCATTGCAAATGATACGAGAAGGCGGCTGTAAATCGGGGCTTGTGTTTAATCCTGCAACGCCTCTGAGCGAACTACAGTATGTTATGGATAAAGTGGACATGGTGCTGTTGATGTCTGTTAACCCTGGCTTCGGTGGTCAAAAATTTATCCCCGCTACATTTGATAAATTAAAAGAAGCTCGCAAACTTATTGATGAAAGTGGATACGATATTCGACTTGAAATCGACGGTGGCGTCAGCGAAAAAAATATCGCGGAAGTTGCTCGTGCTGGTGCGGATACCTTCGTTGCAGGATCGGCTATATTTGGTAAGCCAGATTATAAAGCGGTGATTGACGCGATGAGAGCAGAGCTTGCAAGTGTTTCAGTCTAAGGGGAATTGAAGTGAGGGTACCTAAACACCTAATGTCTTTATTTGAGGGTTGGCCCGATCTAGTGTGTTTTGATTTGGATGGTACATTGATTGACAGTGTTCCTGATATTTCAAAAGCGCTTGATATTGCATTGCAAAGTGTTGGTGCAGCCAAAGCTGGAGAAGAGAGAGCAAGAGCTTGGGTAGGGTTTGGTTCCTCAAAGCTTGTCTCGCAAGCATTGGAGTGGTCAGGCATATCGATAGACACTCATGAATCTTGCCACAGTGCTTTCTTAAAGGCGTATTTTGAGTCTGTGAGTGAGAACACGACGTTATATCCTAATGTCGAGGCCTTATTGAAGGCGTTTAAATATAATGGCGTTCCTATGGCGCTTATTACCAATAAGCCAAGTGTATTTGTAAAGCCGATACTTGAGCATTTTGGACTCAGTGATTATTTCAGTTGGCAGCTAGGTGGCGACACATTAGAGGAGAAAAAGCCCTCCCCAGTTCCTCTGCTGCATTGTTCTGAATCGATAGAGGCCGCGCCTGAACGTTGTCTAATGATTGGCGATTCGGTCGCTGACGCCAGAGCGGCGCAAGCCGCAAACTTCAAAAGCGTCTTAGTGAGTTATGGCTACAATCATGGGATTGAGCTTTCGACGCTCAATCCCGACGTGGTTATCGACGACTTAGCAGAGCTTCTCATGTAACGAAAGTGCTGACTGTGACGTCGCATAACGCTTTCATTTAAGCTAAAAGCTCAAAAAAGACTCTGTTATTCAGAGTCTTTTTGTATATGCAGCGTTTGAGTTGGGAAGGCGATCTCAGCCCCTTCATTGGTAATGATGTCCATAACCTTGAAAAGGACATCTTGTTTGACTTTGTGGTAGGTCCTCCAATCTACCGTTTTGGTAAACGTATAGATAAAGAAGTCTAGAGATGAGGGGCCAAATTGATTGAAATTAACCATGTATATTTGGTTAGTGTCTAACTCTGGATGCGCTTCAATCATCTGCTTGATTTTATCGACAATGGTTGAAAGCTTGTCTGCATCGTCATACCTCACGCCAATGGTCTCTTTTATTCTTCGATTGGTCATACGCGATGGGTTTTCAACAGAGATAGTCGAAAAAGTGGCGTTCGGAACATATAGGGGGCGTTTGTCAAAGGTTCGAATGCGAGTCTGCCTCCAGCCAATATTTTCAACGGTGCCTTCAATATCTTGGTCCGGGGAGCGAACCCAGTCTCCGACAGCAAAAGGC encodes:
- a CDS encoding alpha/beta hydrolase family protein, giving the protein MKKKVLYLLISALSISALPSFVLAADDDATPETPTSSKGEYVKPTPQQTRIKGLILRLQPNYSHEIETIDDGTEDFLGLFNESGTGDPQGCVLFLHEDHAHPDWPQVISPLRRNLPSHSWCTLSIEVPDIAGRATPTTVPSNDSDSDSDNSSPTPPTDGGVTLTNEQKVFDRIDAALALIREKGYQNAAYLGHRSGAAYALKYVADRGIAGQALILVDIKTVPPASEYQLSQSIESLRIPVLDYYFDRLPSDHRFAQWRQQASNKRRNSSDAFVQIDALPDARFGNSADKRLEQRVWGFLKQNTTQSSQNKELPEFKKGLFYKSPVE
- a CDS encoding phosphoglycolate phosphatase, whose protein sequence is MSLFEGWPDLVCFDLDGTLIDSVPDISKALDIALQSVGAAKAGEERARAWVGFGSSKLVSQALEWSGISIDTHESCHSAFLKAYFESVSENTTLYPNVEALLKAFKYNGVPMALITNKPSVFVKPILEHFGLSDYFSWQLGGDTLEEKKPSPVPLLHCSESIEAAPERCLMIGDSVADARAAQAANFKSVLVSYGYNHGIELSTLNPDVVIDDLAELLM
- the rpe gene encoding ribulose-phosphate 3-epimerase: MKDFIIAPSILAADFARLGEEVDNVLEAGADMIHFDVMDNHYVPNLTIGPMVCKALRKHGVTADIDVHLMVKPVDRIIGDFIEAGASMITFHPQGSEHIDRSLQMIREGGCKSGLVFNPATPLSELQYVMDKVDMVLLMSVNPGFGGQKFIPATFDKLKEARKLIDESGYDIRLEIDGGVSEKNIAEVARAGADTFVAGSAIFGKPDYKAVIDAMRAELASVSV